TGAGCATACATATTTACAGGTGCTCATCATTAGGTTGGTTAGTGAAAGAAAGAAGAGTGAGAAGAGAGGCAATTGAATTAAGAAGCTTATGTTCTTCCTCTGGCAGAGCGGACTATGTACTGTTGATTTTACAACAAAAAGTGGTTGGTCACATGATTAACTGAGGGTTCTACCTAAGATTACTCCAGGAGTTCTGCCTAATTTTACAGAACATTTTTCTAGCCTAATTATACACCTAAATATGTATATTATTATCTTAACAGTCCCCCGCAGGATAGAGCATACACATTATATCCACCTAGCTGGTCACAAGTGTAGTCAATATGAGAACCTTTGAGTGATTTAGTAAGGACACAAGCTAGCTGATCATATGAACTGATAAAGTTTGTAACGATGGATCTTGACTTGACCTACTATTTGATAAAACGACAATCTATCTTTATATGCTTCGTCCTTTCATGAAAGGCTGGAATAAAGTGATTTACAGTGTTGCTTGATTGTCACAGATTAACTTCATTCGTTTGATGTCACCACATCTAAACTCTTGAAGGAGCTGCTTTAGCCAAATAAGTTCACAAGCCGCCAAAGCCATGGCTTTGTCTTTCAACTCCTGCACTTGGTCTGACCTCTACATCCTACTTTCTACTACTCCAAGATATTAAATTTCCACCAGTGGACAGAAAGTCCAGAAGTGAATCATCTATGTAAAAGAGAACCCACCCAATCTGCATGAGATTCAGAATATCAAACGATCTGCATGTCTCTTATCTTCATATAACATGCCCCCATCCCAGTGCTCCCTTGGCTTTGATACATCAAAGAATGAGGATGACAGTATTCTAATAACCATCATGGTGATGGAGCCTGAAGAAACTAACCATGTTTAACATAAAGTCTGACAAACTGCTCAGACATATTTCCAACTATATGCATGAGATCCAGCAACTCATTTTATTGAACATTATTCTCCATAGCAGAACAGCACAAAGAGGTACATCTAGCCAAAATCCCTCATAAAGCCACATTTAAGTGGGACCAATCCATAGCAATAAATGGAATTAATTAGTCATGAAACCCTAATCTAAATTTCTAAAACTTGATATTTGCATCAATATGCCTTCTCTATTTGCTTATCTAGTGAAGCTATCATATAAGtttgaaaggaagaaaaaggcCAAGATAatagcatatacatgagtacaACAAAGTCTCTAAAAGCAACAATGTTCACATCATGAAAAATAGAATGAAACAAAAAGAGGAcatgaaaatcaaaattaaatatatgcAAGAACAGGGGGGGAAAATATAAACCTGTTGTTTTGTAGGTTTCCGGAAACTGAGAAGCAAGCAGTAGTTCACTAGACTTTTTAGCTTCTGACTATAACGATCGTTACAAATACAGATAATGGGAATTCTGGAAATCTTTATGCTAGCAATAAGATCAGCAACTCCACCTCTATCGCCTGCAGACATCCCGTCCACCTCATCCATGATTAAAACTGTTTTTGGATGCTTTGACctaaaatttcataataatcAAATTCTGCATGGAGAAAAACTATAAGGGTCCATGTAGATGGATGAGAATTTGAAATTAAGGGGTATCTGAATTTGACATTATTTGGTTTcagtgttttatgatttttcacTTGAAACACAAATCCATATCCATCTTCATTTCAAATACACATCTATCACAATAGACCTTACAAATTTTAAACATCTGAAAAGTAGAGAATTAAATTGCATAATCAACCTATCCATGTTAACAGCCAAAGCTTCATTGCTGACAAGTTCCTTTATACAATTTGCATTACTTCCACCAATTCCCTTACTAATCTTGGCATCTGCTTTTCCCCGATTGTCACTGGCATTTACCTGATTAAGCATATAGCATAAAAATATGTAAGAAGAGAAAAGCCAATAGTATTAAGCAGAATAATTTGCAATGATAAGAAAATGCCAACCTCAATTGCCTGGAAACCAAGCATTTGGCTGACCAACTTTGCTGATGTGGTTTTCCCTATACCTGGTGTCCCACTTAATAGCACAGCTTTCTTGGCACTAGAATCATTTTGCTTCTTGCTCTTTCCCTTATTTCCAGTATCAAGGAACTGTTCATTCCAATTTTTCAACCAACTATGAAGTTGGTTAACCTATATATAATCACATGGAGAAAGTTTATCACACTACTTGTAAATATtgaaatacaataaaaataaaaatttaattagctaGAGGAAATCAGAGAAGATCATGACTAAAACGCATACCAATGACTGATTGCCAATAATATCATTTGGAGCTTTTGGCCTATATTTTTCTGCCCATGGAAGAGAAGAATGTTTCATGGTTTGATCTTTCTGCTTCAGAGGAGACCCACCAGTAGTTGAACCTTTCTTATTCACATTTGTTTTTAAAGAGTTGCCTAAACAAAAAACCAAACAAAAGATCAAAAATTTTACAAGAGAATTAAGaatttcaaacaaaaaaataagatttaaatAAAGTAATATACTAATATGTAAGAAGAGCAAGACCAAGCTATATAGGCAAGTTGCTAGCATCCACAGTCCCAAAGGCAAAGACAAATTACTAATTGTAATGCTTGATTGTTATTATTTGATTCCTGCATTTGGTTTTCAAGGTTTGCTGAAGTTTGATTTGGGAAGGAAGCGAGAGAGACAAGGTGAAATTAGTTTGATTTGGGAAGgaatagatagatagatagagagagagagagagagagagagagagagaaggtgaAATTAGTTTTTTAAGATTAGTTTAATCATAATTAGTAGCTCATTCAACATAATTTATATATCAACTGACATTTAAATAATCAACATAGGTTCAATATAGAATATCAAGGATAATGTATATAAGAGAATAGCAAAATTGGAGACCTAGCACATACCTTACCAGAGCTGACCAAAATTGAGATCACTATTAATGGTTTTGTATTAAAATGACACAAAATAAAAACATTCAccataattgaaaatttgaccTAAGATTCAGATTTTTCTCAGCCCTTCAATGTTGCATGATCTCCTATTTCCCTTTCCCATCTACTCTAGTACCCACACAAAGAAAGTGTGAAAGAATAACCAAATGAGCACTTATTCTAAAATTTCTTGAATATCCTCCATATTTAGTCATAAGCTTCCATAGAAAGAAACATCACCTGCTTCTTGCAATGAAGCTCATGATTGAATATCTTGTTCTTTAATCCTTACAACTTTTACGTGAAGGAATACTGCGATACCAACCAAACAAATTGTGGAAAAGAAAACATCTTGTGTAGGGGTCATGCCATGTCCATGATAAGCTGTTCAGAGTCACAACAGCAAAACAAATTCGTATATTGCAAAACAGTTCTTCAACTTATGAACTTATGTAACAAAATCATGGTAATCAATTAATCATGTCACTGTTATAACTAGGTAGTACAGTAGTGAGTGACCAAAGAATAGCTTAGTTAGTTTAGTTGGTAGTTTCCACAGATAGTAATGGAAGGAAAATGAGTATTGTAGTTGCACCtatctaagaagaataattaCAGCTGTTAGAAGCAGTTACTAGCTAGAATAAGTATAAAAATAGAATAACTGCTTGTAATCATTCATTCCAAGAATTATCAATATTAATCAatctttcttctctctctctctctactctGCATTTCCCCTTTCTTTCTCTCCCCTTTCCTCTCTTTCTAACTTGTTAGGGATTCAATCCTTAACAACTGGTATCAAAGCAAGGTTTTGAAGCTTCCCAAAATTTCAGGTTCTTTCCACTGCTATTTTCTCTATTCTTCTCTTTCTGAATTTCTTCTTGCTTCTTCTCCGAGATTTTTTCCCTCCTTCCTCTatttcttttgctttctttccctggattttctttccttctttttctcgaaatttcttcattttattccctctaattcttctttcttcttcccttGAAATTTCCTATTTCTTGCCTTATTCTTTCTCGACATATCATGTTTCTCCTTCTTTCTTGAATTCTTGAACTATGTTTCCCTCTTTTTTGTTGATTTCTAGTTATTCCTTATGTTTTCTTCTTGAAGTTTCCACTCATGTTTCTTGAAATTTCAATCTAAAATCAGTATTCTTTTTCCTTACTAAAATCAGTATTCTTTTTCCACAGTTTTGAAGTTCTCATTTCTTCCTCTATTTTTCTTGGATATACAAAAACAATCAGCCCATGGAACCACAAGAGTGGCAACAGAAGATCCTTCAAAGGCTTCTTGAAGGTCTTGAGATAATACAAGAAGAGTCACAAGGAAACTCAGACCAGGAATTGAGAAAATCTGAGAAACCTATTGTCAGTGAACAGAAAGCTGATGAAGATTTCCTTCTTGGAAATTCGAACAAGACAAATGAAGGCCAAGGTGCCTCAAGTGAGAGTTCCAATAAGAATGACAAGGTCACTATTGAGATGGAGAGGATTTTCTTTCCCTTAATGACAAGTTTAGTTTTCATGGGAGTGAAATTTTGGTTAAACAGAAATTTGTGAATGATGCTAAAGGTTCAAATAATGAGAACAATCAGGGTTTGGGAATTTTTATTCAGTATTCTTTGTCTACTGTTGCTCTGCTTTCTTTCTGTTAGGGTTTCTACCTAACAATCACATCTTTTTCCTTTAATTATTGGATCCAGGAAGCAATATTCACAATGCATGCGTCCTTAGTTGATAAATCAATCTTGAAAAGTTTATTTATACTTGATAAGGCAAATAAGCAAATATAAACACAACAACACAAGACACCCTGCTTCTAGAGCAATAAATTCATCCTGAGtaaaaacatcacagaaaaaaaaaagatggaagaatttgagggaaaaaaaaaaactatagcaATCAAAACTGGATTAAAAACTCAATGTAGAACCGTTGCTCTGAACAAAGACACCACATAAACAACATACAACCAAGGCGATGAATAGTGAACCCACCAGAAACTACTTAATTAGTCAAACTGgttaaaaacaaaaattctTCACATAAAAAATCAACCCATTAGAAACTAATAAATGAGTCAAAGTAGTTAAACAAAACAAATATTCATTTAGAACATACTCATAATATTATCCTAGAACATACTCATAAGCTTATCCTCTGCTTTGTGAGGGCTTTTCTTTGGCATTGAAGCAACTTTCCTCACAGGGTCCATAGAATCACCACGTGCAAGAGCCTTTGCATTTGATGACCGTATCATATCAAATAATCCATCCTCAGTAAGGAAGGGAGTACTacataataaaatgaaattaggATTACAGTGTCAATAATAAAAGGTGGAACAAAAAGTGCATGGTTGGATTTGAGAAAATCTACCCAAGCTCTTTTGCTTTGCTAGATTTCCGTCCCTCAATATCCTCATCGCATAAGAGATAATTCTGCAAACAGATGGTGTTAATTACATGTATGATGTATCAATGCCGAATGAATCAAAGTAAAATACGAGATACATGAAATTACAGTTTTCTTGCTAACAGATCCAGTAACACGACCACCATGCCGTTTAATCAAATCTTCAGCTTCTTCTCTTTCTAAACTGCAAGcatgatcaaaatcaaaaagatAGGTGGTATGATCATCACAGGACATTATCAAAAGTGCTTGgccataaaaaaatattcaacaaATTATAATCTCCAAATTATCATAAGGCGTACAAGAAGAAACTAGGTAAAATTTATTCTGTTTTACAGCAACAAATATTGTATGCCTATGAGATGAATCATCATAAATAGAATGGtgcttatattatatataaccAAGTAATCAAAGCTTGAGAACaccaaaaagaagagaaaataaaatacctGTCAAGCGTTCCGCTAATTACAAAAGTCAGACCAGCTAAACAATCAGGAGCACCTTCAGGAACTTCCTGacatggaaaaaataaaaagaaaagaaaagatagatgATGTTAACACAGAATAACATGATCACTCTTAACTATATCCATCAAACATTTACTATTTGTCTATGACCTTTTCTCCTTTGCGTGGAGGATCTTTCCTTTCACCAAAATTCATAAACCCACCCCGTCCACTACCTCTGCCCCTTCCACCAGCCAGTGTTGTTGATCCACCCCTTCTGCTAGCTGATGTTGATGATCCTCCCCTACCACCACAGCCTCTTCCACTTGGCTTGAGAGGAGATTCAGCATCCTTAACATCATCTTCATCACTTGCAGCATTGCCTACAGGTTGCTGGGAAACTCCTCTACCTGAACCAGTCTTCAGTTTCTTGCTGGGAGTGATATCTACAGATTTGTTCTTATGAAGCAAAACAAAGTCATCATCATCTTCACTATCATCAACTTTGTGAATTTTCTTTGAAGGTGGTGGTTTCACTGATGCATCTTTTTGAGTGTTTCTCTTTGTTGGAACTTCCTCCATTTCTTTCTCatcttttggtttttgtttgtcCTTCGCAAAGTACTTGCTAGTTTTCCTTCTGCCTGAATTTTCTTGGTCTCCTTGCATCTGAATTTGTTCCAAAATGAATTGCTGAGATATATTACTGTAAATAGCTTCCCAAATCATATCCCTGATTGGTTGTGATTATAGAGATATGATTAGGGCTGTAATTATGTGCTGTAATGGTGTTTATTTCCTTTCGTGTATTCTGTAAACAAATATATATACCCAATTAGCTTGAGGGGAATAATCAAGCTCATATTTTCTCCAAtcccttctttctttctctctttcaccTCTATTTCATGAATAAATCATACTACATATGCATAGGGACCAAGAAAGagagtttattttcttggacaTTTTCTTGGTCTCTTTGCATCTGAATTTgttccaaaattaaataattatactaCATATGCATAGGGACTAGGGAGCAAGAAAGGGAGTTCTATATTGGATCATGTTCGCTCTTTTTATTCTTAGCAAAGGCAGTTGTTTGTCTAAGCAACATGAGTTTACATACAGCAGATGGTATCAAATCACTCAAGCTCAAGCATTCCAAACTCTGATCCATTTGAAAGTAATCCAATGATCAATTATGAATGCCCCTTTTAACAAGAACTCTCACAAAAAGCCTTATTCTTCTTACTTCAGTTGTAAAAGAATAGTCTTAACATCAAAGtgttttttccctttttcaGTAACAGATACAAAAAGGGCAATGAATTCAAATTAAGAAAACTCCGTGCCTTATTTTAACCTACTAAAGCTGTTTCATTGCTTGTATTCTGGATGTACTCAAACCAAAAAAGATATATTACACTAATTTTTCTAGTATTAAAATATAGACATGCAGACGCTAACATTTAATCCAATCTTCGAACCTTATATCCAAGACCTAGATGACTAACATGAATTTCAAACTTATTTAAACAGTTTTACGCACATCCAAATGGAGAGCAATATACTCACAGGCTCAGGCTTTGACTCAGCcagaggaggtttcttctctgtATTTGTTGGGGCAGGTTGGGCAGGCTTGGCAGCATTGCCATTTCCTTTGTCATGGGCCTTCATCAACCATTTCCTAATATCTCGTTGCTACAATCCAAAAGGGGGGGAAAAACTCAATGTAACGTAACAATGTTGAATCATTTAAAAATCCCAAATAAAACCTTCACCCTACATTTGGTTTTTCAAATACAAACATGCCTTCCCTTTTGCTCATTTCCCTAA
This sequence is a window from Manihot esculenta cultivar AM560-2 chromosome 4, M.esculenta_v8, whole genome shotgun sequence. Protein-coding genes within it:
- the LOC110613121 gene encoding replication factor C subunit 1 isoform X2; translated protein: MQRDIRKWLMKAHDKGNGNAAKPAQPAPTNTEKKPPLAESKPEPMQGDQENSGRRKTSKYFAKDKQKPKDEKEMEEVPTKRNTQKDASVKPPPSKKIHKVDDSEDDDDFVLLHKNKSVDITPSKKLKTGSGRGVSQQPVGNAASDEDDVKDAESPLKPSGRGCGGRGGSSTSASRRGGSTTLAGGRGRGSGRGGFMNFGERKDPPRKGEKEVPEGAPDCLAGLTFVISGTLDSLEREEAEDLIKRHGGRVTGSVSKKTNYLLCDEDIEGRKSSKAKELGTPFLTEDGLFDMIRSSNAKALARGDSMDPVRKVASMPKKSPHKAEDKLMSNSLKTNVNKKGSTTGGSPLKQKDQTMKHSSLPWAEKYRPKAPNDIIGNQSLVNQLHSWLKNWNEQFLDTGNKGKSKKQNDSSAKKAVLLSGTPGIGKTTSAKLVSQMLGFQAIEVNASDNRGKADAKISKGIGGSNANCIKELVSNEALAVNMDRSKHPKTVLIMDEVDGMSAGDRGGVADLIASIKISRIPIICICNDRYSQKLKSLVNYCLLLSFRKPTKQQMAKRLMQVANAEGLQVNEIALEEIAERVNGDMRMALNQLQYMSLSMSVIKYDDVRQRLLSSAKDEDISPFTAVDKLFGFNGGKLRMDERIDLSMSDPDLVPLITQENYINYRPSSIGKDESGMKRMSMLARAAESIANGDIVNVQIRRYRQWQLSQTGSLASCIIPAALLHGQRETLEPGERNFNRFGGWLGKNSTMGKNLRLLEDLHVHLLASREFSSRRETLRLEYLTVLLKQLTDPLRLLPKDEAVEKVVEFMNVYSISQEDTDTIVELSKFQGRKNPMDGIPSAVKASLTRAYKEGNKSRMVRAADLVSLPGMKKAPKKRIAAILEPTEDGLAEKNGDAVVESEGENSSDTDDLVHSYFATSSISYPHKLQKW
- the LOC110613121 gene encoding replication factor C subunit 1 isoform X1; protein product: MQRDIRKWLMKAHDKGNGNAAKPAQPAPTNTEKKPPLAESKPEPMQGDQENSGRRKTSKYFAKDKQKPKDEKEMEEVPTKRNTQKDASVKPPPSKKIHKVDDSEDDDDFVLLHKNKSVDITPSKKLKTGSGRGVSQQPVGNAASDEDDVKDAESPLKPSGRGCGGRGGSSTSASRRGGSTTLAGGRGRGSGRGGFMNFGERKDPPRKGEKEVPEGAPDCLAGLTFVISGTLDSLEREEAEDLIKRHGGRVTGSVSKKTNYLLCDEDIEGRKSSKAKELGTPFLTEDGLFDMIRSSNAKALARGDSMDPVRKVASMPKKSPHKAEDKLMSNSLKTNVNKKGSTTGGSPLKQKDQTMKHSSLPWAEKYRPKAPNDIIGNQSLVNQLHSWLKNWNEQFLDTGNKGKSKKQNDSSAKKAVLLSGTPGIGKTTSAKLVSQMLGFQAIEVNASDNRGKADAKISKGIGGSNANCIKELVSNEALAVNMDRSKHPKTVLIMDEVDGMSAGDRGGVADLIASIKISRIPIICICNDRYSQKLKSLVNYCLLLSFRKPTKQQMAKRLMQVANAEGLQVNEIALEEIAERVNGDMRMALNQLQYMSLSMSVIKYDDVRQRLLSSAKDEDISPFTAVDKLFGFNGGKLRMDERIDLSMSDPDLVPLITQENYINYRPSSIGKDESGMKRMSMLARAAESIANGDIVNVQIRRYRQWQLSQTGSLASCIIPAALLHGQRETLEPGERNFNRFGGWLGKNSTMGKNLRLLEDLHVHLLASREFSSRRETLRLEYLTVLLKQLTDPLRLLPKDEAVEKVVEFMNVYSISQEDTDTIVELSKFQGRKNPMDGIPSAVKASLTRAYKEGNKSRMVRAADLVSLPGMKKAPKKRIAAILEPTEDGLAEKNGDAVVESEGENSSDTDDLEATADGKNLQSELNSLNSKAIQVEMELKGTEDSNTKRTARGRGRGKAGSSTVEKKTAAKGKGEKAVSGSKRKR
- the LOC110613121 gene encoding replication factor C subunit 1 isoform X3, with product MQRDIRKWLMKAHDKGNGNAAKPAQPAPTNTEKKPPLAESKPEPMQGDQENSGRRKTSKYFAKDKQKPKDEKEMEEVPTKRNTQKDASVKPPPSKKIHKVDDSEDDDDFVLLHKNKSVDITPSKKLKTGSGRGVSQQPVGNAASDEDDVKDAESPLKPSGRGCGGRGGSSTSASRRGGSTTLAGGRGRGSGRGGFMNFGERKDPPRKGEKEVPEGAPDCLAGLTFVISGTLDSLEREEAEDLIKRHGGRVTGSVSKKTNYLLCDEDIEGRKSSKAKELGTPFLTEDGLFDMIRSSNAKALARGDSMDPVRKVASMPKKSPHKAEDKLMSNSLKTNVNKKGSTTGGSPLKQKDQTMKHSSLPWAEKYRPKAPNDIIGNQSLVNQLHSWLKNWNEQFLDTGNKGKSKKQNDSSAKKAVLLSGTPGIGKTTSAKLVSQMLGFQAIEVNASDNRGKADAKISKGIGGSNANCIKELVSNEALAVNMDRSKHPKTVLIMDEVDGMSAGDRGGVADLIASIKISRIPIICICNDRYSQKLKSLVNYCLLLSFRKPTKQQMAKRLMQVANAEGLQVNEIALEEIAERVNGDMRMALNQLQYMSLSMSVIKYDDVRQRLLSSAKDEDISPFTAVDKLFGFNGGKLRMDERIDLSMSDPDLVPLITQENYINYRPSSIGKDESGMKRMSMLARAAESIANGDIVNVQIRRYRQWQLSQTGSLASCIIPAALLHGQRETLEPGERNFNRFGGWLGKNSTMGKNLRLLEDLHVHLLASREFSSRRETLRLEYLTVLLKQLTDPLRLLPKIQKIYFGYTNRLLEALDFTW